In the Panthera leo isolate Ple1 chromosome D3, P.leo_Ple1_pat1.1, whole genome shotgun sequence genome, TTCCTTTTACTCTAAGCAACAGTTGCCCACATTTTAGTCACGCCGGGCCGAATTAGTCTGGCCCCCAAAAGAAGCGCTGCGTCCACATATGCCCACATGAGAGAGCTCCATGCTGGAAGCTGGTGAATACCCTGGAGGACAGTCTAGCTGTTGTAATGCAAAAGTGGGTCTTACTTTGGACCCCTGACAGAACACTAGTTCCCAAAGGACGCAGCACTGTTTGTGGTCTTCAAAGTGGAGTTTCGTTTGTGGGGTTTGTAGGCCAGTAGCAAATTCTGTTTTGGTATGCCAGTCAGGTTTCCTAATAAAGCAAATTTCACATGTAACTGGATGTGAAACAAAATCAGCTTCGTCTCTTCCTACCTCTAAATGCCTCTACCTGCAGGCAGTTCACATTGTAAGAACAGTTCTTGTAGGCAGGAGGTTAGAGTCTCCAGTTTTCCCACGTGACTTGCTAACCCTCTGTTTAACTAAAATCATTACTTACCACTCAAATGCCTATAGACTTTAACATAGTTATAAATCTGCTTGATGTAAAACAATTTGTGTATCTTTCCGGTTAAGTGTATAAGCATAGGAAAATACCTGTCAGATACCTGTCTGAAACATAGGAGGATAGCTTTTTAAAGCTAGAAATAGGTAcgctttttaggggcacctggctggctcatcagTGGAGTGCGCCACTCTTGATCTTGtgtgatgagttcaagccccacattgggcatagagcctacttaagaagtgaaaaaaattttttctctaaataagtTTTTAAGAAGAGTTTGTTGTATTCATGTGAGAAAGAACAAATTGAAGGGATTATTGGTTAAAGAACTCAAATGATCTAAATCAGACCTTGTCTGTGAAcacgtatatgtgtatgtattaaagaaaatgtgtttcaatttaaaaactgaaaacttggATACACTTAgctttaattatatttctatttatttaaaaagtagtagtgttcttttattattgatttggTTCTTTTATCCCACAAAATGACTCAATTTGTCCTACATGTTTGGTTAAAATACAGGGAAATACCTTAAGTTTGTATTAATTTCCAAATTATATAATTGGAAGAGGCTTTCTTCTcttatataaaagaagaaatctagCTAGAAATCATCTTACCTTATTTGctataaatttcttaatatttgctACATGCCAATGATGCCAGATGCTAATGATAAATTTTATCATCTGTATTAGGAATTAAATATAATTGAGGTGACCTGCTCTCCTGCTCACATCTGAGATCTTGTGGTACCGAACCATTCCTTTTTGAACTAGATAGGGCATATCTCCATTGTTGAGTGTTAGTTGTAGTCATAACCCTTACTTCAAAGGTTTTATATTGTAAACGTTTGActtgatataaaattatttctatacaaGATAAAAAAAGTACGGTCTTATTTTAGTTCATCTTAGAATGCACAGGAGAATAACTATGCAAAGAATGTGGATAGATAGTGCTTTTTCTCCCTTTCGATTTTGTACTGCAAAATACCCCAGGAAATTGACACAAAACCAAATCCAAAGACTTACACAGACAGTACAGTTCAATTTTAGTGAAAAGAGTGaagaaatcttcaaaaaaattcttacagactccagtttttattttcttggtggaATGGTAACTAGATACCTACTTAGTTTCTTCTTGTGTTGGGTCTGTTGGGAGGAACTGAATGTTGATCCTCCTCACCTATTTCCATGGTAAAACTGAGCTCATTTCATTTGTCACTTAATATGTGCATTAGGAAAACTtcatagcagaaaaaaatatgtttatatgcaGATATAAAATGTCTAAACTGAATGTGTAATGAACAAAGGCTGACAAAGGAGGCTTGGGCTGCGAAACAGTATCCTGAACGCTACAGAAATGGGGACGGGAGGCATGGGCAACAGAGAACTTTGTCCTGTTCAGAGATCCCCAAAGgatccctgtcccctccccccaacctcctgCCAGAATGTTGGATTTCAAAGAATGAACAGATTAACGGATATCAGGAGTAGTGTGGCCTGGGTTGAGAATAAGGATAATTTGCCTGAGTTATAGTACTGGCTGGATCATTACAGTCTGCCCACATGGCATCTCTCTGTGAGGACAAAGGGAACTTACCCAAGGAACGTTAAAGCTACTGCTGTTGGAAGGAAGTCATATGGTAAGGGAACCAGAAAAGGCCAAGAGCAAGTAGAAATACAGTCCCTAAGTCTGTAACCCAAGAGCTGGACAGCAGCCATCCCTAAGGGAGCCAGCCCAGATCTGGGGCTGATACTTGAGTCTCTGAGGCTCAACATGCTAGGCAGAGCTGCTGCTGTAGGACGGAAGCCCTGCAGTGCCAACTGATTCACAATGGCTGTTTCAGTGGCAGCCTCTTTGAGACACCCTGCCTCTATACTGTCATCATGGAAAAACCAAGGGGCCTCGAAAGAGGGTAAGGTAAAGTTTCAGATTTGGGCTCAGCAGAAGAGGAACTTGAGGCTGGGGCAAGTGCCAGAACCCTCGTGTGTCAGATTGGGGATTGTGCTGCTGTTGGTGATTTTCCTGCCAAGCATGTACTGTGACCTGGGATCTGTATATTACTCTTCTTATGAAACGGTCATCCCCAAGAGCCTGACAGTCAAGGGAAGGGAAGACCCAGTGGAAAAGGCATCCTATATGCTCTTAATGCAGGGCCAGAAATGGATGATTCACCTGAAGGCGAAGAGAGACTTTTTTGTGAAGAACTTTCCAGTCTTCAGCTACCACAGTGGCGTCCTGGGGCAAGAAACGCCTTTCATCTCACATGACTGTCACTATGAAGGCTACATAGAAGGAGTCCCGggttcttttgtttctctcaacACCTGTTCAGGCCTCAGGGGCATCCTGATGAAGGAGGGGAAACCCTATGGCCTTAAGCCCAAGGACGCTTCGAAACGCTCTGAACATGTGTTGTACACGATGGCACACCAAGCTCGAGTCTCCTGTGGGGTCACTTCCAAAGGCAGCCAAGTGGCGCCTGCCAGCCGGCAGCGGGGGAGCAGGAAGCCTCACAGTCCACAGGCACCGTCCTCCTTTTGGTCACACACCAAGTACGTGGAGATGTTCGTCGTGGTCGACAACCAGCGGTTCCAAATGTGGGGCAGTGACGTCAGTGAGACGGTCCAGAGGGTCATGGACATCACCGCTCTGGCCAACAGCTTCACCAGGGGGATAAACACAGAGGTGGTGCTGGCTGGAATGGAGATTTGGACCGAGGGGGACCTCATAGAAGTCCCGGCGGACCTGCAAGTTACACTCGGGAATTTCAACAGCTGGAGACAGGAGAAGCTCTCCCGTCGCGTGAAGCACGATGTTGCCCACATGATCGTTGGACATCACCCTGAAGGAGACGTGGGACAGGCATTTCTCAGTGGTGCCTGTTCCAGTGGCTTTGCGGCAGCCGTTGAGTCCTTCCATCATGAAGACGTCCTCCTGTTTGCAGCGCTCATGGCCCATGAGCTTGGGCACAACTTGGGTATTCGGCACGACCACTCGGCCTGCGCTTGTAGAGAGAAACGCTTGTGCCTCATGCGTGAAAATATCACCAAAGAAGGTGGCTTCAGCAACTGCAGCTCTGATTACTTCTACCAGTTCCTCCGGGAACACAAAGGGGACTGCCTATTTAACAAGCCTCGGCCCCAACATCGCCTGCGTAGGAATGCAGAGTGTGGAAATGGTGTGTTGGAGGACAATGAGGAGTGTGACTGTGGACCTGACTGTGGTGATCACCGGTGCTGTGACCAAACATGTAGGCTGAAGGAGCATGCACAGTGTAGTGATGGACTATGCTGTTCTGATTGCCAGTTGAGACATAAGGGATTCATGTGTCGTCCTGCTCTTGGAGAGTGTGACCTCCCTGAATATTGTGATGGTACCTCCGGAGAATGCCCCATAGATCGCTATAAGCAAGATGGCACATTGTGTGACAGAATTCACTATTGTTTTGGCGGCCGGTGTAAGAACCCTGATAATCAATGTGTGGATATATATGGGTCTCCTGCAAGGTCTGCCCCAGAACACTGTTATATTTCCATGAACACCAAAGGAGACCGGTTCGGGAACTGTGGCTTGTGGGCCTCATCTAGGACAAAGTATGTTAATTGCTCTGATGATCATATATTTTGTGGGAAACTTCTATGTACAAATATTAGACGGATACCAGCAATCAAACGCCACCATACTCTGATCCAGGTACCCCACAAAGATGACTGGTGCTGGAGCATGGATGCCTATAACATGACTGACATCCCCGATGATGGAGAGGTGCATAACGGCACTCTTTGTGCCCCACACAAAGTCTGCATGAATTACTCCTGCATTGATCATGCCGTGCTCCATTACGACTGTGAACCTAATGAAATGTGTAACGGGAGAGGAGTCTGCAACAATTTGAGGCACTGTCATTGTGAGGCTGGCTATGCACCCCCTGACTGCAAAGCTGCAGGAAATGGGGGTAGTGTGGACAGTGGTCCCCCTGGACAATCCACTGATGAAAATCTAAGTGCAGGAGGAAGTGGCAGTCCTACTAAACGTAAGACTCAAATGAGGGCTCTTGGCAGCATAATTTTCATACTCCCTGGATTTCTTCTAGTATTACTGTTCATTTTAATACTTTCCATTACCCTTAGGGCTAGAACTAAGTCACTAGAGACGACAGGAGGCTCCTCAGAGGAGATCTCAGAGATCACAGAGACTACTGTGGACAAAGAGATAACACAGCCCTTACAAAAGCAACCCACAAATACTGAAGAGAAGGGTCCAGAGGAGGCTCCACGGGAAGACCCCCCACTAGAGAAGCCTTCCCCACCGGAGGAGGCCCCCCAACCACAGGAAGTCCCACCGCCGGAGGCCCCAGGAGAGCCTGCACCATAAGAGGTAGCAGGTGAAGGACAGGAATAACCAAAGACAGAATAGTGGAGGAAGAAGTCAAATACATCAAATACCTCAAGCACCGAGTGGGAATGAGAGGCTCATAGAGACAAAGATGAAGTGAGAATTGAGAGCTCCAGTGGCTCTAACTGGACTACAGGGTCTAGAGAAACAGTAACCTGGGAGGAGGGAACCCAGATTTCAATACTGCTTGTAGTACTTTGGTTACACGTTGATATAAGAACTCATATACAAAATATCctgcagttttgctttttctcatttcacGAAGCAATTTTACTTAAGCTCTTCTCATGGATCATTGCTATCAATGTCATGTATTGTGTTTGGGTCAATATCTGAACTCAAGTTATTTTTCAGGGCAATACCATCTTCCATCTACATTGTTTGACACAGTGTATTATCAGTACCTATGTCATGACTGTCCCTGGATTATTCACCCAAGTCACATCAATGCATTATTTAGGAACATTATCTATTGAGCACTCTTATTGCCATGAAGTTTCTATTCATGAAGTAgaggtaatttaaaataaataaatggcaatttTTGGATGAAGCATCGCTTCAGACTCCATGCACCCTAGTAATGGGCTTTTTTATATTAAGGCTCTCTGGAGGGGCTGCATCCGATTCAAGGGTCTGGGTGAATGGGGCAGGAATGGGCAACTGAGGCCAGGGGACATGTGCACAGTGGTGTGGAATTCACATttgaatatttgttaatattctgGATTTATTAATTTCTATAATTAAGGCTGATATTTTATCTACTGGAAATTCATGGGAATCTTCAAAATACCTGTAACAACACATTAATTTGGTAGATATTTGTAGAGAGAGCACAAAGCACATAACAATACTACTGTGCGAGACACCATGTGAAACACTTAACATTCGTTGCCTTAATTTTATCTTCCCATCTACACTCTGAGACCTCCATCTGCtacatgaggaaacagacatCACAGAGTTCGGGTGGAACCTGTGTCCTGCCTCAGGTATGACGGAATCTACATTCCCCCCTGCTTCATGAGCCTGTCCTTCAGTAAAAAAAGTGACCAGAACAATGATTGGTATGTCCTCAATTGCCCAAAACATGGTTTCTTCCTCAGTGACTTTAACGAAACAAAATCTTTACGGGATGGATGCTGATTGCTGTCACAAACCTACCATGTTGTGTAGTCATTACTGATGAAAAGTGCCTTTACCCCATTACATCCTGACCTCCTGGAGTGGCAGGTTCATATCCTACTCAGCTGTGAGGTCTCAGCTcattgtaggtgctcagtaaatgttgacaAAGTGAAGGACTTAGCCAGAACCAACCTTAAAATAGGAGGGTAACTTCTATGGATGGCACTGGCCAAAACCTTGCCCAGGTGCAGTGTTGCCGCTACAGGTCTAGCGTTTTGAGCCTCAGGGAAGTTCCTGAGCATCAGTCCCTGCCGACACTTTTGCTGAGTCCCTCTTCTAACTGCTTGACCTACGTGAGCAGGAAAGAGCAGACAAAGGAAGGATAAGACCTGATTTCTGCTTTTTAGAAGCTTACATTAATTACTTTTGGTGGAACAAAACTAAATGTCAGGGGAAAATTCAAAATCACGACTTCAGGTATGTAAGATTCCAGGTCATGAGATTTGCTGGTAACCGAATCTCAGAGTGTTTTATGACAGATCAGGATTTGTGGTGAAAACATACCATTAATTAATAGTGAGCTGAGAGCTTTGGGAACAAGGGCAGACTGGGTAAATGAAGGCCCCCACATGTAGACTTGTGGTTAGAGACTTTTGAAAAAGATGTGGAGGATTTCTGCTGAAAAGCACTTCAGTGGAGAACAGGAGGGATGACATTCCTAACTGCACATGTGATGGGGactattttaaaagctaaaaagcATCACATATTTTTGCTAGCTTCTCAGGTATAAGGGAATCATGATTTACGTATGGGGTGATTACGCTTAGCTAATTAAATGGTGTTCTTAAAAGACCAAAAGTCAGATGGAAAATCGAGAATCAATCAATAAAACCTATTTAAAACTTCACAATGTTTGAcaacaaaatgtacaaaaaattaGCAGTACGGAAGTGGCAGGTAGAATAGGCTATTTTTAGTTGCTGTCCTCATGATTGCAAGACGAGGTTGAAGGCAGGGAACAAAGGTTAGGACAGGCTATTCGAATGAACTTCCTCTGAAAAACTGATAGAAAATGGGACATGTTTCTAACTGCCAGGTAGATCTTAAGAAGTGTGGAACCCCCAAATTCCAGGGATTAAAGGTTGGGGTTCTTTAGGATCTGCTGTAGAAGGGAGGTGACCAATTTTAAGAGAGGAGGTAGGGGCACTCGGGTTTG is a window encoding:
- the LOC122204262 gene encoding disintegrin and metalloproteinase domain-containing protein 1-like translates to MAVSVAASLRHPASILSSWKNQGASKEGKVKFQIWAQQKRNLRLGQVPEPSCVRLGIVLLLVIFLPSMYCDLGSVYYSSYETVIPKSLTVKGREDPVEKASYMLLMQGQKWMIHLKAKRDFFVKNFPVFSYHSGVLGQETPFISHDCHYEGYIEGVPGSFVSLNTCSGLRGILMKEGKPYGLKPKDASKRSEHVLYTMAHQARVSCGVTSKGSQVAPASRQRGSRKPHSPQAPSSFWSHTKYVEMFVVVDNQRFQMWGSDVSETVQRVMDITALANSFTRGINTEVVLAGMEIWTEGDLIEVPADLQVTLGNFNSWRQEKLSRRVKHDVAHMIVGHHPEGDVGQAFLSGACSSGFAAAVESFHHEDVLLFAALMAHELGHNLGIRHDHSACACREKRLCLMRENITKEGGFSNCSSDYFYQFLREHKGDCLFNKPRPQHRLRRNAECGNGVLEDNEECDCGPDCGDHRCCDQTCRLKEHAQCSDGLCCSDCQLRHKGFMCRPALGECDLPEYCDGTSGECPIDRYKQDGTLCDRIHYCFGGRCKNPDNQCVDIYGSPARSAPEHCYISMNTKGDRFGNCGLWASSRTKYVNCSDDHIFCGKLLCTNIRRIPAIKRHHTLIQVPHKDDWCWSMDAYNMTDIPDDGEVHNGTLCAPHKVCMNYSCIDHAVLHYDCEPNEMCNGRGVCNNLRHCHCEAGYAPPDCKAAGNGGSVDSGPPGQSTDENLSAGGSGSPTKRKTQMRALGSIIFILPGFLLVLLFILILSITLRARTKSLETTGGSSEEISEITETTVDKEITQPLQKQPTNTEEKGPEEAPREDPPLEKPSPPEEAPQPQEVPPPEAPGEPAP